GAACCTTCTGGCACGTTATAGTTTTTTGGATCATAACCCCAATTATATTTTGACGATGGATTATTTTCGTCAACAGTTGCGAAATCAAAAAAGGGTTGTATCTGTACATAGTTAATACCAATCTGTTTCAAATAATCGATCCCGGTTGCCTTAGAAGAGGCGGGATTTGTACTGCCAGTCTGAACAGCCCCTAAATATTTTCCTCGAAACTGCTGATCAATCCCGGAACTAGGGCTGGTCGTAAAATCACGAATATGAAGTTCATAAATCAGAGCATCAACGGCTTGATCAACTCGTTTAAAACGGCTGGAATGAAAATCAGCCGGATAACTTTTGGATTGATCAATAACCACAGAACGATCGCCATTTACTGTCACTGCAAATGCATAGGGGTCTCGGCTTTCTGTGATGCGGCCATTTTTAAAAGATAGACGGAAATTATAGATCATCTTGTCGTGGTCGCCTGCCAGATAAAGTATAAAAATGCCTCGTTGTTTGTCTGATCCGCGTTGCATATGATAAACAGTGCCATCGAGCATTGGCTGTTTAGCATTCCCGTAGACGATTAAATCTACTTTAAGGGCAGTTGGAGCCCATAATTTAAAGCTAGTGCCGGTAGCTGTGTAATGTGCACCCAAATCACTGCCTTTGTATTTAAATTTGTTATCGAATGCTTCTGATTGAATTTCTGAGAATAGGGATACTTCTGTTGTCATTTGAGATCCTTTATAAAAATGGCGGAATCATAAGGCTGAAGGCTGATCTGCTGGCTGAGGCGAGCATTTGGAAAATTGCTGATTAGTAATCGCCAAGAACCGCAGAGTAGAGATTCAGGAAGCTCAAAAAGTGCTGGCGTATCAGTTAAATTAGCGAAAATGAAAGCCATTTGTTTTTCTGATTTTCGTACGAACGCCATGACTTGCGGGTCTTCAGCTTCGACTGCTGTAAACTCCCCTGTGTGCAAAGCACTCTGATCATGTCGCAAGCGAACCATGCGGCGATAATAATTTAAGAGTGAATTTTTCTGTTGATCCTGGGTAGCTGCGTTAATTTTTGTAAAGCTAGGATTGATCTCTATCCAAGGCCTGGCAGTCGTGAAACCGGCATTTTTAGTGTCGTCCCATTGGAAAGGCGTACGGCTTTGATCGCGATTCCATAATCGCAGATCAGCAAAGATTGTTTGCTGATCTTTTCCGGCCGCCAGCTCCGATTTAAAACGCATCTGAGCCTCTGGGTCATTGATTTCCTGTATATTCTTGAACTGGAAACTCGGAATTCCGATTTCATCACCAAAGTAGATAAAAGGTGTGCCCTGCAGTGACAATAAAATTGTCGCTAAGGCCTTGCCGGATTTCGCACTTTTATCATCTCCCCAATTCTGTAAAGCACGCGGTGTATCGTGATTGGAAAGATAGGGGCTTCCCCAACCGTATAGGCGCAATGCGTTTTGCCAATGAAAAACTGTTTTCTTAAAAACTTGAAAATTTCCTTTACTGCGGCCTTTTGAATCGATGCCATCATGGGCATTTTGTTCAAGCTGAAAAATGGAATTAAAATAGCCGTCACTGCCAGTCCATAGTTGTGCTTGAGAAGCACTCACGCCATTAGCTTCACCAACTGTAAAAATGGGGTATTGTTGAAAAAGATTTTTCAATAATTGCAGGTATTCTTGTAAGCCGGTCACATTCGTATGCACGCGCCAAGGATCACCGCCATTTTCTTTGCTTATGCTGGACATGGATTGGCCGAAAGGCATTTTTTTGAGGTGCGAAATGGCGTCCAAACGAAAACCGTCGATGCCTAGATCCAGCCACCATTTAATGGCAGATATAACCTCATTTCTCAGTTTTGAATTCTGCCAATTCAAATCCGGCATTTTAGGATTAAAAATGTGAAAATACCATTGTTTTAATGCCGGCACAAAAGTCCATTCCGACTGGCCGTCCCAATTGTGCCAATCGTTAGGTACTTGATCGGCTAAACCATCCTGCCAAAGATAATAATCATGATAAGGATTGTCCCTGGATTTTAAAGCCTCTTGAAACCATCGATGCTGGTCGGAGGTATGGTTGATGACCAGATCCATGATTAAATGAATATTGTTCTTATGGAGTTTGGCTAACAATTCTTTGAAGTCTGATAGGCTGCCAAATATAGGGTCGATGGATGTGAAGTCAGAAATATCGTACCCATTGTCAACTTTGGGAGACTTGTATATTGGATTTAACCATACCAAATCAACACCAAGTTTTTTGATGTAATCAATCCGATCGATAATGCCGCGCAAGTCGCCGACACCATCATTATTTGAATCTTGGAAACTCATTGGATAGATTTGGTACCCAATTGCGTTTTGCCACCAAGTACGTGATTGGTCGCTTGTCATTTACTGATTATCTGCTTTCATGATTATAAATCCCTCCGGGAAGATTTCGAGCTGTTTGTCCGACCTAATATGGTAACGATTGCCGATCAAAATATCTGATTCAGAGATGGCAATATTATGATTTGCTAGGGACCAAGTTTTTTGGTTGCCATTGAAGAAACTGCCGATTTTTTTCTTCCCTAATAAACGCCCAAAAGCCAGTAAACGATTCTCGACCGGAACTTTGTCCCAAAAGATTTTCCCCTCAGACAAAATTTGCCAGTTATCATGGCGCAGCGCAATCAGCCGTTTCATAAAATCGTACATATTCAGATCTTGCTGCTGTTTGTCCCAGACCATTGGCCGACGACAATCGGGATCTTCTTTGCCGGCCATGCCATACTCACTGCCGTAATAAATATCCGGTGTGCCGGGTTGCAAGAAAAGAAAGGCAAAGGCAGATTTGACCAGATTCATGTTGCCCTTAGCACGTGTCTTGATACGCATCGTGTCATGCGAATCCAACAGGTTAAACATCGCCTCGTTCGTTTGGTCGCGATAGTTCATCAAGCGGTCATTATATTGAGAAACTAATTGGCTGGCGGTAATATCTTGATCTACAAAATAATGGTTAACATCAGATGTTAGACCATAATTCATGACTGAATCCATTTGATCACCGTTCAGCCAGGGACCAGCGCTATGCCAAATTTCACCTACGATGAACACTTCAGGATTAATGGATTTGATTTTGCTACGGAATTGACGCCAAAAATGATGGTCAACTTCGTTTGCCACGTCTAAACGCCAGGCATCAATTTGAAATTCTTTGGTCCAATATGCGGCTGCACCGATCAGGTAATCCTGAACTTCGGGATTAGCCGTATTCCATTTAGGCATATCCTTGGTAAATGCAAAACTTTCATAATTTTTATCGGGCCGATAAGCAAGCTCCGTCTCGTGGAAATGGATAGGAAAATCATGAATCACAAACCAATCAGCAAAAATCGACTTTTGACCGTTTCGCAAAACATCTTGCCACTGTGCACTTTCATCCCCGCCGTGATTAAAAACGGCATCCAGCATAATTTTCATACCATGGGCGTGAACAGCATCTACTAATTTTTTGAAAACGTTCTTGTCGCCAAAAGTCGGGTCTATTTCCAGGTAATCGCTGGTATTATATTTATGATTGCTGGGAGATTTAAAGATGGGTGTCAAATAAATGCCATTGATACCCAAATCAGCTAAATCGTCCAGGTGATTGATGATTCCTTGCAAATCGCCACCATAGAAATCTTGGCTGCTGGGTTGATTGTCACTCCAGTCCTTTGTCACCTTGGAGTCATTATCATGATTGCCATCAGAAAAACGATCTGGAAATATTTGGTACCAAATCGTTTTTTTGACCCATTCGGGACTCATGACTCGGTCGATTTCATGCATATAAGGCAGGCGAAAATAATTCGTGGCAACATCTGAGCGGGCACTAGGACTGTCAATAACCAACCCGCGATCACCATATAAATATTGATTGTCTGAAAAATCTTCCACTAGAAAACCGTATGCCGGTAAATGCCCGATTGGCTCTTCAATGGTGGCTGTCCAATAATCAAAATAATCAGACGACAGGTACTTCTGCATGGCACTGCCATCGCCATCGTACCAGTGTGTGTATGAGCCTTCAACAAAATTGCCATATAGGAGCGACACTTTTTTAACATCACCAGCTGCGGTGCGTAATCGTAATCTCAGATGGTCTCGATCACCATATAAAAAAGCGTATTCTGAATCTGTCCTGTGGTAAACAGCTGCTGTGTTCATTAAATAATCCTCTTGTGATTTCCCTGCCCATCAAAAAAATGTGCCTTATTAAGATCCATAGCTAAAGTGATAGTCTGTCCAACTTTGGCGTTATCGCGTTGGTTCACTTTTACAACAATATTTTTACTTTTCTGGCTATTGACATGCAGCAAAGCTGTTTCGCCTAATAATTCCGAAAGTTCGATTTGAGCTGTAAAAACAGCTTCCTTATATGCCTGTAAGGCAATATCTTCAGCGTGTATATCTTCTGGCCGGATTCCGAAAAAAATATCCTTTTTGTCATAACCAGCTGCATCCAGCTGCTTAGAAATACCCTTTGGTAATTTGAATTTAATCCCTTGCTCATTATCGACGGTTCCGTTATCATAAATTACTTTAAAGACATTCATTTCTGGGCTACCGATAAATGTCGCCACAAATAAATTGGCAGGATAGTTGTACATGTCTTCAGGACTAGCCACCTGTTGGATATTGCCGTGATCAATTAAGACGATCCGATCTGCTAAAGTCATTGCCTCTGTCTGATCGTGAGTCACATAGATCGTTGTTGAACCGATCTTTTTGTGCAAGTCGGAAATGTTTGAGCGGGCCTGCACTCGCAATTTAGCGTCTAGATTTGAGAGCGGTTCGTCCATCAATAGAATTTTGGATCCGCGTACAATCGCGCCAGCAATCGCGACACGTTGTCTTTGGCCGCCTGATAGATCAGCTGGTTTTCGATCCAGGAAATCATCCAATCCTAAGATATTCGCCGTTTGTTTCACGCGCTGATCTAATTCCACTGAATGAATTTTGGCGATTCGCAAAGGGAAAGCAATGTTTTCGTAAACAGTTAAATGCGGATAAAGCGCATAGTCCTGAAAAACCATCGCGATTCCTCGATCTTTTGGCGGAATATCATTCATCCTTTGGCCATCAAAATAAAGATTTCCGCGCGAGATTGAATTAAGCCCGGCAATCATTCGCAGTACTGTGGATTTTCCGGATCCTGATGGGCCGACGAAAACAATAAATTCCTTATCATGGATTTCTAGGTTGTAATCACTGATCGTCGCGGTACTTTGGCCTGGATAGATTTTTGATATGTGTTCGAGTTTAATTTCCGGCATCTTCCAATACTCCTCATTTGATAGTTTATATGAAAGCACTTACTTATACAAGTATTTCGATCTGCAACTGTGCTAAAAAAGTCAGCATTTGATGATTTCAAGTCTTTTTGCTTTACAAAACTTGCAAAGCGCTTGCAACTGAAAGCACTTACAGTTATGATTTATCTAGGCATTTGAGATGCCTATTAGCTTTTTTGGAGAAAAATTATGAATAAGAGAGTACATCAAATTGCTGCAGCTTCATCAGCCGTGGTTCTGGCTTCTGGTATTTTCGCGGGATTTGCTTCAATTCCAGCAAACGCTGCCAGCAAAAAAGTAACTATTAAACTTTGGGCCGATAACAATGCATATAAATCGGTCGTCAAGCAATTTGAAAAAAACAATCCAAATATCTCGGTCAAGTTTCAAAAAGTCGGATCGGTCGATACAACTAAATATCTGCAAAAAGATTCTACGACAGCTGGTGATGTTGCTATGCTGCCGCATGATCAATTAGGGGCTCTGGTTTCACAAGGCTTAGTATTGCGGGTATCTCCAACATATTCAAAACAAGTTAAAAGAATAGATGTCCCTGGTGCTGTTAAAGGTGCAACCTATAAGGGTAAGATGTTCGGATATCCTTATGGCGTCGAGACACAAGTTCTTTATTATAACAAGAGCAAGTTATCTGCTTCCGATGTCAAAACTTGGTCTGGCATTACCAAGAAAGGAAAATTAGCAGTTAACTTTGGTGAAGCGGGCGCTAATTACGTTTGGACACCTTTGTTCTTCACTAATGGTGATGTGTTGTTCGGTAAAAACGGTGAAAATGCAAAAGGCACAAACTTTGGTAATACCAAGGGCACGCAGGTTCTGAAATGGATTCAGGCACAAAAAAATAACCCAGGTGTCGTTCAAGACAATGCTGGCGCTTTGCAGGACTTGTCTTCTGGCAAAGTAGATGCTTTCTTGTCC
The Oenococcus kitaharae DSM 17330 DNA segment above includes these coding regions:
- a CDS encoding ABC transporter ATP-binding protein: MPEIKLEHISKIYPGQSTATISDYNLEIHDKEFIVFVGPSGSGKSTVLRMIAGLNSISRGNLYFDGQRMNDIPPKDRGIAMVFQDYALYPHLTVYENIAFPLRIAKIHSVELDQRVKQTANILGLDDFLDRKPADLSGGQRQRVAIAGAIVRGSKILLMDEPLSNLDAKLRVQARSNISDLHKKIGSTTIYVTHDQTEAMTLADRIVLIDHGNIQQVASPEDMYNYPANLFVATFIGSPEMNVFKVIYDNGTVDNEQGIKFKLPKGISKQLDAAGYDKKDIFFGIRPEDIHAEDIALQAYKEAVFTAQIELSELLGETALLHVNSQKSKNIVVKVNQRDNAKVGQTITLAMDLNKAHFFDGQGNHKRII
- a CDS encoding extracellular solute-binding protein, producing the protein MNKRVHQIAAASSAVVLASGIFAGFASIPANAASKKVTIKLWADNNAYKSVVKQFEKNNPNISVKFQKVGSVDTTKYLQKDSTTAGDVAMLPHDQLGALVSQGLVLRVSPTYSKQVKRIDVPGAVKGATYKGKMFGYPYGVETQVLYYNKSKLSASDVKTWSGITKKGKLAVNFGEAGANYVWTPLFFTNGDVLFGKNGENAKGTNFGNTKGTQVLKWIQAQKNNPGVVQDNAGALQDLSSGKVDAFLSGPWSKIDAQKALKNNYAVAKYPTISIGGKNKQLQAFLGVKLFIVNKSTKHPAQAAKLASYLTSNAVQKKIFNSIGYVPSAKAVQNSAAVKKDALSKAVTQMSKGATPMPKIPEINNFWTPMDAIFNDTWKGKISQSQMLSKLQAFDKQIAKSNSK
- a CDS encoding glycoside hydrolase family 13 protein; this encodes MNTAAVYHRTDSEYAFLYGDRDHLRLRLRTAAGDVKKVSLLYGNFVEGSYTHWYDGDGSAMQKYLSSDYFDYWTATIEEPIGHLPAYGFLVEDFSDNQYLYGDRGLVIDSPSARSDVATNYFRLPYMHEIDRVMSPEWVKKTIWYQIFPDRFSDGNHDNDSKVTKDWSDNQPSSQDFYGGDLQGIINHLDDLADLGINGIYLTPIFKSPSNHKYNTSDYLEIDPTFGDKNVFKKLVDAVHAHGMKIMLDAVFNHGGDESAQWQDVLRNGQKSIFADWFVIHDFPIHFHETELAYRPDKNYESFAFTKDMPKWNTANPEVQDYLIGAAAYWTKEFQIDAWRLDVANEVDHHFWRQFRSKIKSINPEVFIVGEIWHSAGPWLNGDQMDSVMNYGLTSDVNHYFVDQDITASQLVSQYNDRLMNYRDQTNEAMFNLLDSHDTMRIKTRAKGNMNLVKSAFAFLFLQPGTPDIYYGSEYGMAGKEDPDCRRPMVWDKQQQDLNMYDFMKRLIALRHDNWQILSEGKIFWDKVPVENRLLAFGRLLGKKKIGSFFNGNQKTWSLANHNIAISESDILIGNRYHIRSDKQLEIFPEGFIIMKADNQ
- a CDS encoding glycoside hydrolase family 13 protein, producing the protein MTSDQSRTWWQNAIGYQIYPMSFQDSNNDGVGDLRGIIDRIDYIKKLGVDLVWLNPIYKSPKVDNGYDISDFTSIDPIFGSLSDFKELLAKLHKNNIHLIMDLVINHTSDQHRWFQEALKSRDNPYHDYYLWQDGLADQVPNDWHNWDGQSEWTFVPALKQWYFHIFNPKMPDLNWQNSKLRNEVISAIKWWLDLGIDGFRLDAISHLKKMPFGQSMSSISKENGGDPWRVHTNVTGLQEYLQLLKNLFQQYPIFTVGEANGVSASQAQLWTGSDGYFNSIFQLEQNAHDGIDSKGRSKGNFQVFKKTVFHWQNALRLYGWGSPYLSNHDTPRALQNWGDDKSAKSGKALATILLSLQGTPFIYFGDEIGIPSFQFKNIQEINDPEAQMRFKSELAAGKDQQTIFADLRLWNRDQSRTPFQWDDTKNAGFTTARPWIEINPSFTKINAATQDQQKNSLLNYYRRMVRLRHDQSALHTGEFTAVEAEDPQVMAFVRKSEKQMAFIFANLTDTPALFELPESLLCGSWRLLISNFPNARLSQQISLQPYDSAIFIKDLK